A single region of the Brassica rapa cultivar Chiifu-401-42 chromosome A03, CAAS_Brap_v3.01, whole genome shotgun sequence genome encodes:
- the LOC103860703 gene encoding protein POLLENLESS 3-LIKE 2 codes for MMMKDVFRPTKSAPSSPAKPLGISRTRSESFHAIHKVPVGDSPYVRAKNVQLVEKDPERAIPLFWSAINAGDRVDSALKDMAIVMKQQDRAEEAIEAIKSLRVRCSDQAQESLDNILLDLYKRCGRLDDQIALLKHKLFLIQKGLAFNGKRTKTARSQGKKFQVSVEQEATRLLGNLGWALMQRDNFVEAEDAYRRALSIAPDNNKMCNLGICLMKQGRIDEAKETLRRVKPAVVDGPRGVDSHLKAYERAQEMLTDLGSEMMRRGGGDRVEQRKLFDEMFGSSSVWQPQPCREQGVKAKPKPSNDGYADENVSVNVVVNNNPLRVDAKPFFSSKLISNSEKLKRTRSSSQTMGVLSCGDGGGGGDEGETNTKRRLSMEKRAKDCGLPDNKEFEEAMIMAVLGTEKKVDKKRLKVFQDITLSCLSPRA; via the exons atgatgatgaaagATGTATTCAGACCGACCAAATCCGCACCGAGCTCTCCCGCAAAGCCACTGGGCATCTCCCGCACTCGGTCTGAATCATTTCACGCTATCCACAAAGTCCCTGTCGGAGACAGTCCATATGTCAGAGCCAAGAACGTTCAG TTGGTGGAGAAGGATCCAGAGAGAGCAATTCCTCTGTTTTGGTCCGCCATTAACGCTGGAGACAGAGTAGACAGCGCTCTCAAAGACATGGCCATCGTTATGAAGCAGCAAGATCGAGCAGAAGAAGCCATCGAAGCTATTAAATCTCTCCGAGTCAGGTGCTCAGATCAAGCTCAGGAATCTCTCGACAACATCCTCCTCGATCTCTACAAG AGATGTGGGAGACTTGACGACCAGATCGCACTTCTGAAACACAAACTCTTCCTGATTCAAAAAGGCCTCGCCTTTAACGGCAAGCGAACCAAAACCGCTAGGTCTCAGGGGAAGAAGTTTCAAGTCTCCGTGGAGCAAGAAGCCACAAGGCTACTGGGGAACTTAGGATGGGCTCTGATGCAGAGAGACAACTTCGTGGAAGCCGAAGACGCGTACAGGAGAGCTCTATCGATCGCCCCGGACAACAACAAGATGTGCAACCTCGGGATCTGCCTTATGAAGCAAGGCAGGATCGACGAAGCCAAGGAGACGCTACGTCGCGTGAAGCCCGCGGTGGTTGATGGCCCTAGAGGAGTGGATTCTCATCTGAAAGCTTACGAGAGAGCGCAGGAGATGCTTACTGATCTTGGCTCCGAGATGATGAGGAGAGGAGGGGGTGATAGAGTCGAGCAGAGGAAGCTGTTCGACGAGATGTTCGGGTCTTCCTCTGTATGGCAGCCTCAGCCTTGTAGAGAACAGGGCGTGAAGGCTAAACCGAAGCCGAGCAATGATGGGTACGCTGACGAGAACGTGAGTGTGAATGTGGTAGTAAACAATAATCCATTGAGGGTGGATGCAAAACCTTTCTTCTCATCGAAGCTGATCAGCAACAGCGAGAAGCTGAAGAGGACGAGATCGTCGAGCCAAACGATGGGAGTGTTGAGctgtggtgatggtggtggtggtggggatGAGGGAGAGACAAACACGAAGAGGAGACTGTCGATGGAGAAGAGAGCGAAAGACTGTGGACTGCCAGACAACAAGGAGTTTGAAGAGGCGATGATCATGGCAGTTTTGGGGACAGAGAAGAAAGTGGACAAGAAGAGGCTTAAGGTGTTTCAGGATATCACTTTGTCCTGCTTAAGCCCAAGAGCctga
- the LOC103860702 gene encoding serine/threonine-protein kinase rio2 isoform X1, producing the protein MKLDVNVLRYLSKDDFRVLTAVEMGMRNHEIVPSELVDRIAGLKHGGTYKVLKNLLKYKLLHHDRSKYDGFRLTYLGYDFLAIKTLVNRGVFTGVGRQIGVGKESDIFEVAQEDGTILAMKLHRLGRTSFRAVKSKRDYLRHRSSFSWLYLSRLAALKEFAFMKALEEHDFPVPKAIDCNRHCVIMSLVQGYPMVQVKQLQNPETIFEKIIGIVVRLAEHGLIHCDFNEFNIMIDDEEKITMIDFPQMVSVSHQNAQMYFDRDIECIFKFFRKRFNMSFQEDRDESEVEVDENSRPSFYDITKDANALDRELEASGFTKKEQNDLDKFIEGGLEKSTDSDDEDEESDDEEQAFESNEEGNLSEMRSLQLQEEEQNRSDEVEAEVELDDSEKGQSSGDEENEAGRDEELDKKLGKQRRRAMAAARGGRKSQSSRNTYKDKGGRSQTSKIHSNMSGW; encoded by the exons atgaaGCTTGACGTGAATGTTTTGAGATATCTTTCCAAAGATGATTTTAGAGTTCTCACTGCTGTGGAGATGGGAATGCGAAAC CATGAGATTGTTCCTTCTGAGCTCGTTGATCGCATTGCTGGTCTAAA ACATGGAGGCACATACAAAGTCCTGAAGAACTTGCTCAAGTATAAGCTTTTGCATCACGACCGCTCTAAAT ATGATGGATTCAGACTCACTTATCTGGGATACGACTTTCTTGCCATTAAAACATTGGTCAACCGTGGTGTCTTTACCGGTGTTGGTCGTCAGATTGGGGTTGGTAAAGAGtctg ACATATTTGAGGTGGCTCAGGAAGATGGAACTATTCTGGCAATGAAGTTGCACAGACTAGGGAGAACCTCCTTCAGGGCTGTCAAATCTAAGCGTGACTACTTGAGGCATCGCAGTAGTTTCAGCTGGTTGTATCTCTCCCGCCTTGCCGCTCTCAAGGAGTTTGCTTTCATGAAG GCTTTGGAAGAACATGACTTTCCGGTTCCAAAAGCTATCGACTGCAATAGGCACTGTGTTATCATGTCCCTTGTGCAGGGTTACCCCAT GGTTCAGGTGAAGCAGTTACAGAACCCTGAGACAATTTTCGAGAAGATTATTGGCATTGTTGTTCGTTTGGCTGAGCATGGTCTAATTCATTGTGATTTCAATGAATTCAACATCATG ATTGATGATGAAGAGAAGATAACGATGATTGACTTTCCTCAAATGGTATCTGTTTCACACCAAAATGCACAAAT gTACTTTGACCGTGATATCGAATGCATCTtcaaattttttagaaaaag GTTTAATATGTCTTTCCAAGAAGATAGGGATGAGTCAGAGGTGGAAGTGGATGAGAACAGCAGACCATCTTTCTATGATATAACTAAAGATGCCAATGCTTTGGATAGAGAACTAGAAGCTAGTGGTTTCACTAAAAAGGAGCAGAATGACCTCGATAAA TTTATTGAAGGTGGGTTGGAGAAGAGTACAGATTCAGACGACGAGGATGAGGAATCTGATGATGAAGAGCAGGCGTTTGAGTCAAATGAAGAAGGAAACCTAAGTGAAATGAGATCACTGCAGTTGCAAGAGGAG GAACAGAATAGATCAGATGAAGTTGAGGCAGAAGTTGAATTGGATGATAGTGAGAAAGGCCAAAGCAGTGGAGATGAAGAAAATGAAGCTGGAAGAGATGAG GAGCTGGACAAAAAACTAGGCAAGCAAAGACGCAGAGCCATGGCAGCAGCCAGGGGAGGTAGAAAGTCACAGTCTTCAAGAAACACATACAAGGACAAGGGAGGCCGTTCCCAAACCTCCAAGATCCACAGCAACATGAGTGGCTGGTGA
- the LOC103860702 gene encoding serine/threonine-protein kinase rio2 isoform X2, with amino-acid sequence MKLDVNVLRYLSKDDFRVLTAVEMGMRNHEIVPSELVDRIAGLKHGGTYKVLKNLLKYKLLHHDRSKYDGFRLTYLGYDFLAIKTLVNRGVFTGVGRQIGVGKESDIFEVAQEDGTILAMKLHRLGRTSFRAVKSKRDYLRHRSSFSWLYLSRLAALKEFAFMKALEEHDFPVPKAIDCNRHCVIMSLVQGYPMVQVKQLQNPETIFEKIIGIVVRLAEHGLIHCDFNEFNIMIDDEEKITMIDFPQMVSVSHQNAQMYFDRDIECIFKFFRKRFNMSFQEDRDESEVEVDENSRPSFYDITKDANALDRELEASGFTKKEQNDLDKFIEGGLEKSTDSDDEDEESDDEEQAFESNEEGNLSEMRSLQLQEENRSDEVEAEVELDDSEKGQSSGDEENEAGRDEELDKKLGKQRRRAMAAARGGRKSQSSRNTYKDKGGRSQTSKIHSNMSGW; translated from the exons atgaaGCTTGACGTGAATGTTTTGAGATATCTTTCCAAAGATGATTTTAGAGTTCTCACTGCTGTGGAGATGGGAATGCGAAAC CATGAGATTGTTCCTTCTGAGCTCGTTGATCGCATTGCTGGTCTAAA ACATGGAGGCACATACAAAGTCCTGAAGAACTTGCTCAAGTATAAGCTTTTGCATCACGACCGCTCTAAAT ATGATGGATTCAGACTCACTTATCTGGGATACGACTTTCTTGCCATTAAAACATTGGTCAACCGTGGTGTCTTTACCGGTGTTGGTCGTCAGATTGGGGTTGGTAAAGAGtctg ACATATTTGAGGTGGCTCAGGAAGATGGAACTATTCTGGCAATGAAGTTGCACAGACTAGGGAGAACCTCCTTCAGGGCTGTCAAATCTAAGCGTGACTACTTGAGGCATCGCAGTAGTTTCAGCTGGTTGTATCTCTCCCGCCTTGCCGCTCTCAAGGAGTTTGCTTTCATGAAG GCTTTGGAAGAACATGACTTTCCGGTTCCAAAAGCTATCGACTGCAATAGGCACTGTGTTATCATGTCCCTTGTGCAGGGTTACCCCAT GGTTCAGGTGAAGCAGTTACAGAACCCTGAGACAATTTTCGAGAAGATTATTGGCATTGTTGTTCGTTTGGCTGAGCATGGTCTAATTCATTGTGATTTCAATGAATTCAACATCATG ATTGATGATGAAGAGAAGATAACGATGATTGACTTTCCTCAAATGGTATCTGTTTCACACCAAAATGCACAAAT gTACTTTGACCGTGATATCGAATGCATCTtcaaattttttagaaaaag GTTTAATATGTCTTTCCAAGAAGATAGGGATGAGTCAGAGGTGGAAGTGGATGAGAACAGCAGACCATCTTTCTATGATATAACTAAAGATGCCAATGCTTTGGATAGAGAACTAGAAGCTAGTGGTTTCACTAAAAAGGAGCAGAATGACCTCGATAAA TTTATTGAAGGTGGGTTGGAGAAGAGTACAGATTCAGACGACGAGGATGAGGAATCTGATGATGAAGAGCAGGCGTTTGAGTCAAATGAAGAAGGAAACCTAAGTGAAATGAGATCACTGCAGTTGCAAGAGGAG AATAGATCAGATGAAGTTGAGGCAGAAGTTGAATTGGATGATAGTGAGAAAGGCCAAAGCAGTGGAGATGAAGAAAATGAAGCTGGAAGAGATGAG GAGCTGGACAAAAAACTAGGCAAGCAAAGACGCAGAGCCATGGCAGCAGCCAGGGGAGGTAGAAAGTCACAGTCTTCAAGAAACACATACAAGGACAAGGGAGGCCGTTCCCAAACCTCCAAGATCCACAGCAACATGAGTGGCTGGTGA
- the LOC103860704 gene encoding rac-like GTP-binding protein RHO1 isoform X2 has product MSASRFVKCVTVGDGAVGKTCLLISYTSNTFPTDYVPTVFDNFSANVVVNGATVNLGLWDTAGQEDYNRLRPLSYRGADVFILAFSLISKASYENVSKKWIPELKHYAPGVPIILVGSKLDLRDDKQFFVDHPGAVPITTAQGEELRKLIDAPTYIECSSKSQENVKAVFDAAIRVVLQPPKQKKKKSKAQKACSIL; this is encoded by the exons ATGAGCGCATCGAGATTCGTAAAGTGTGTGACGGTTGGTGATGGAGCTGTCGGAAAAACATGTTTGCTGATTTCTTACACAAGCAACACTTTCCCTACG GATTATGTGCCAACCGTTTTCGATAATTTCAGTGCAAATGTTGTGGTTAATGGAGCCACCGTTAATCTTGGATTGTGGGATACTGCAG GGCAAGAGGATTACAACAGATTAAGACCACTAAGCTACCGTGGAGCAGATGTTTTCATATTGGCCTTCTCTCTTATCAGTAAAGCCAGTTATGAAAACGTCTCCAAAAAG TGGATCCCGGAGTTGAAACATTACGCGCCTGGTGTCCCAATCATCCTTGTTGGATCAAAGCTTG ATCTTCGAGATGATAAGCAATTCTTCGTCGACCATCCTGGCGCTGTCCCGATTACAACTGCTCAGGGAGAGGAGCTGAGGAAGCTAATAGATGCACCTACTTACATCGAATGCAGTTCCAAATCTCAAGAG AATGTGAAAGCTGTCTTTGATGCAGCCATACGAGTGGTGTTGCAACCGCCtaagcagaagaagaaaaagagcaaAGCGCAAAAGGCATGCTCCATCCTATGA
- the LOC103860701 gene encoding proteasome subunit alpha type-7-A, with translation MARYDRAITVFSPDGHLFQVEYALEAVRKGNAAVGVRGTDTVVLAVEKKSTPKLQDTRSARKIVSLDNHVALACAGLKADARVLINKARIECQSHRLTLEDPVTVEYITRYIAGLQQKYTQSGGVRPFGLSTLIVGFDPYTRIPALYQTDPSGTFSAWKANATGRNSNSIREFLEKNYKETSGQETVKLAIRALLEVVESGGKNIEVALMTREEGTLRQLEEAEIDAIVAEIEAEKAAAEAAKKGPSKET, from the exons ATGGCGAGATACGATCGAGCAATCACAGTGTTCTCCCCCGACGGTCACCTCTTCCAGGTAGAGTACGCCCTCGAAGCTGTCCGTAAGGGTAACGCCGCCGTCGGAGTCCGCGGCACCGATACTGTAGTCCTCGCCGTCGAGAAAAAATCCACCCCTAAGCTCCAGGATACAAG ATCAGCAAGAAAGATTGTGAGTCTTGATAACCACGTTGCATTGGCCTGTGCTGGGCTCAAGGCAGATGCGCGTGTCCTTATAAACAAGGCGAGGATCGAGTGTCAAAGCCACAGGCTTACGTTGGAGGATCCTGTGACTGTCGAGTACATCACTCGGTACATTGCTGGGCTTCAGCAGAAGTATACTCAAAGTGGGGGTGTGAGACCTTTTGGTCTTTCCACTCTTATTGTTGGTTTTGATCCATACACTCGTATTCCCGCGCTTTATCAGACTGATCCATCGGGTACTTTCTCTGCTTGGAAGGCTAATGCGACCGGGAGAAACTCAAACTCGATCAGGGAGTTTCTGGAGAAGAATTATAAAGAAACTTCTGGTCAAGAAACTGTGAAGCTTGCTATCCGTGCTCTGCTTGAG GTAGTTGAGAGTGGGGGAAAGAACATTGAGGTTGCTCTGATGACACGGGAGGAAGGTACTCTAAGGCAGCTAGAAGAAGCTGAAATCGATGCTATTGTGGCCGAGATCGAAGCAGAGAAGGCTGCTGCAGAAGCAGCCAAGAAAGGCCCTTCAAAGGAAACCTGA
- the LOC103860704 gene encoding rac-like GTP-binding protein RHO1 isoform X1, translated as MSASRFVKCVTVGDGAVGKTCLLISYTSNTFPTVISHAHIRLYLNTFFLLYNNNISSSRTFLVSLIIQDYVPTVFDNFSANVVVNGATVNLGLWDTAGQEDYNRLRPLSYRGADVFILAFSLISKASYENVSKKWIPELKHYAPGVPIILVGSKLDLRDDKQFFVDHPGAVPITTAQGEELRKLIDAPTYIECSSKSQENVKAVFDAAIRVVLQPPKQKKKKSKAQKACSIL; from the exons ATGAGCGCATCGAGATTCGTAAAGTGTGTGACGGTTGGTGATGGAGCTGTCGGAAAAACATGTTTGCTGATTTCTTACACAAGCAACACTTTCCCTACGGTTATCTCCCATGCTCATATTCGTTTGtatttaaatacattttttttattgtataatAATAACATCTCATCATCACGTACGTTCTTGGTTTCTCTAATTATACAGGATTATGTGCCAACCGTTTTCGATAATTTCAGTGCAAATGTTGTGGTTAATGGAGCCACCGTTAATCTTGGATTGTGGGATACTGCAG GGCAAGAGGATTACAACAGATTAAGACCACTAAGCTACCGTGGAGCAGATGTTTTCATATTGGCCTTCTCTCTTATCAGTAAAGCCAGTTATGAAAACGTCTCCAAAAAG TGGATCCCGGAGTTGAAACATTACGCGCCTGGTGTCCCAATCATCCTTGTTGGATCAAAGCTTG ATCTTCGAGATGATAAGCAATTCTTCGTCGACCATCCTGGCGCTGTCCCGATTACAACTGCTCAGGGAGAGGAGCTGAGGAAGCTAATAGATGCACCTACTTACATCGAATGCAGTTCCAAATCTCAAGAG AATGTGAAAGCTGTCTTTGATGCAGCCATACGAGTGGTGTTGCAACCGCCtaagcagaagaagaaaaagagcaaAGCGCAAAAGGCATGCTCCATCCTATGA